Proteins encoded together in one Planctomycetota bacterium window:
- a CDS encoding glycosyltransferase, with translation MKKPWSPDVALHEQWRQYGLGPIAQPTMSRTPVPVVSLVTACMNRHDHLRQTLPTWLNKGFAEVVVLDWSSTPPVRDIVDEHQDGTIVYVELVEPQRYFHQAKSKNLKMRLARHPLISMMDSDVQIVADDFLARHPMGDRMFYAQGGANLGGSGLFWRADWDHFGGCNEGMVGWGHEDSDLHHRMEDAGWRWNKLLTDTVRHIDHDNDDRTRNFAAEHRDRTLTLKANKLLAQQSPRFEQEEFLVCIHRPHRPPEHRVV, from the coding sequence GTGAAGAAACCGTGGTCGCCGGATGTCGCGCTGCACGAACAGTGGCGGCAGTACGGCCTCGGCCCGATCGCGCAGCCCACGATGTCACGAACGCCTGTTCCTGTAGTGTCGCTGGTCACGGCATGCATGAACCGCCACGACCACCTGCGGCAGACGCTGCCGACCTGGCTCAACAAAGGCTTCGCCGAGGTCGTCGTTCTCGACTGGTCAAGCACGCCGCCGGTGCGCGACATCGTGGACGAGCATCAGGACGGCACGATCGTATACGTCGAACTCGTCGAGCCACAGCGGTACTTCCACCAGGCCAAGAGTAAGAACCTAAAGATGCGGCTGGCGCGGCATCCACTGATCAGCATGATGGACAGCGACGTGCAGATTGTGGCGGACGATTTCCTCGCGCGGCACCCGATGGGCGATCGCATGTTCTACGCCCAGGGCGGCGCGAACCTCGGCGGCAGCGGGCTGTTCTGGCGCGCCGACTGGGACCACTTCGGTGGGTGCAACGAGGGTATGGTCGGTTGGGGGCACGAGGATTCCGACCTGCATCACCGCATGGAAGATGCCGGGTGGCGCTGGAACAAGCTGCTCACCGACACCGTGCGGCACATTGATCACGACAATGATGATCGGACTCGGAATTTCGCCGCTGAACACCGCGACCGCACTCTTACACTCAAAGCCAACAAGCTGCTCGCCCAGCAGTCGCCGCGATTTGAACAAGAGGAATTCCTCGTCTGTATTCATCGCCCCCACCGGCCGCCCGAACATCGCGTGGTGTGA